The region GGCGTACATGCTGTGGCTCTATCAGCGCACGATGTTCGGCAAGCTGGAGAACCCGAAGAACCAGGGGCTGAAGGACCTCAGCGTGCGCGAGTTCGCGACCTTCGCGCCGCTCATCGTCCTCGCGTTCTGGATCGGCCTGTACCCGTCGCCGTTCATCCGCCGGCTCGACACGTCGGTGGCGCACGTCATCGCGCGGGTGAGCCCGGAGTACGGCCAGCGCAACGCGCTCTTCGAGCCGTGCCCGACAACCGAGGAACTGCAGGCGGCCGCCAGGAAGATCGCCGGCGCGCCCGCCTTCGCCCCGGGGGCTTCGGCGGGTGGACCGGTCTCGACCGCAGGGGCGGGCCAACCGGATTTCCTGCTGCCGCCGTGTGAATCCGGCGACGCGAAGCCGGACGCCCATCAGGCCCCGAAGCCGCAGGGAGTGCGGTGACGCCCATGCCTGCAGGATTCACCGCCGGCGATTTCTACTACCTGCTGCCCGAGTTCGTGCTGACGGGCGGGAGCCTGCTGCTGCTCGGCGCCGACGCGCTGCTGCGCGGCCAGCACCGTCGGCTGCTGGCGTGGATCACGATCCTGACCCTGGCTGCCACCGGCGCGGCGCTCGTGCCCTTCGCCGCGGCGAACGTGACCATCGCGCGCGGCCTGCTCGCGGTGGACACCTTCGCGTTCTTTTTCAAGGTGCTCTTCCTCTTCGCGGCGCTGCTCTCGGTGCTGATGTCCATGAAGTTCCTGGAGGTCGAAGGGGTGCGCCCCGGGGAGTACTACTTCCTCGTGCTGTGCGCCACGCTCGGCATGATGATCGTGGCCGGCGGGATCGACCTCATCACGATCTTCATCGGCCTCGAGACAATGGCGATCTCGTTCTACGTCCTGGCGGGGTACCTGAAGCCGGACCGGCGGTCGAACGAGGCCGCCGTCAAATATTTCCTGCTCGGCACGTTCTCGGTCGGCATCCTCCTGTACGGCATGTCGATCCTGTACGGGCTCACCGGCACCACGCAGCTGCGCGCGATCGCCGAAGCCCTCGCGACCGGGAAGGGGAGCGTGCTCCTCGCGCTCGCCTGCGTGCTCATCGTCGCGGGCATCGGCTTCAAGATCGCCGCGGTGCCGTTCCACATGTGGGCGCCGGACGTGTACGAGGGTTCGCCGACGCCGATTGCCGCATTCCTCTCGGTCGGCTCGAAGGCGGCGTCCTTCGCGATGCTGCTCAGGATCTTCGTCGAGGCGCTGCCGGCGTTCAGCCGCGGCGGCCTGGGCGAGTGGTTCGGCAACCCGCTCGGCTGGACGACGTTCTTCTACGTGCTGTCGGTGGTCACGATGACGGTCGGCAACCTCGCCGCGCTGACGCAGACCAACATGAAGCGGCTGCTCGCGTACTCCTCGATCGCGCACGCGGGGTACGTCCTGATCGGCATCGTCTCGATCGCGTCGGGATCCACGCGCGGCATCACCGCGACGCTCGTGTACCTGTTCATCTATGCCTTGATGCAGCTCGGCGCGTTCGCCATCGTCGTGATGATGCGACGCGCCGACGCGATTGGCGACGAGCTGAAGGACCTGAGCGGGCTGTACTTCCGGCACCCGGCGGCGGCGCTGGCGATGCTGCTCTTCATGCTGTCGCTCGGCGGGATTCCGCCCACCGCCGGCTTCATGGGCAAGTTCTGGGTGTTCGGCGCGGCGATCGAAGCGGGCTACGTGTGGCTGGCGGTGATCGGCGTGCTGAACAGCGCGATCTCCCTCTACTACTACATCCGTGTGGTCGTCTTCATGTTCATCAACGAAGAGGCGATCGGCTCCTCGCCGAGCCTGTCGCCGGCGCTTGCCGCGGTGCTGGTCGTCGCCGCGGCGGGCACGCTGCTTTTCGGGATGTACCCGGCGCCGCTCTTCGATCTCGCCGAGGCCTCGGCGGCCACGCTGGGGCGGGCGGGAGCGGCGCTGACGCTGGTGCGCTAGTGTCCCGAACCCTGAACCCTAATCAGACTACACTCTGCGTGTGCC is a window of Acidobacteriota bacterium DNA encoding:
- a CDS encoding NADH-quinone oxidoreductase subunit N — translated: MPAGFTAGDFYYLLPEFVLTGGSLLLLGADALLRGQHRRLLAWITILTLAATGAALVPFAAANVTIARGLLAVDTFAFFFKVLFLFAALLSVLMSMKFLEVEGVRPGEYYFLVLCATLGMMIVAGGIDLITIFIGLETMAISFYVLAGYLKPDRRSNEAAVKYFLLGTFSVGILLYGMSILYGLTGTTQLRAIAEALATGKGSVLLALACVLIVAGIGFKIAAVPFHMWAPDVYEGSPTPIAAFLSVGSKAASFAMLLRIFVEALPAFSRGGLGEWFGNPLGWTTFFYVLSVVTMTVGNLAALTQTNMKRLLAYSSIAHAGYVLIGIVSIASGSTRGITATLVYLFIYALMQLGAFAIVVMMRRADAIGDELKDLSGLYFRHPAAALAMLLFMLSLGGIPPTAGFMGKFWVFGAAIEAGYVWLAVIGVLNSAISLYYYIRVVVFMFINEEAIGSSPSLSPALAAVLVVAAAGTLLFGMYPAPLFDLAEASAATLGRAGAALTLVR